Proteins encoded within one genomic window of Micromonospora halotolerans:
- a CDS encoding FtsX-like permease family protein codes for MNRGRVAAALGSWRTALRIARREARRARRRTALVLVMIALPVLGLTFAAVSYDMAELTRAERMDRQLGAADAMLRWIDLNAIAQDAWGEGSWPVGGDSVPPTRPVTTDEVRALLPAGSRLTRVRLWVPFEVRIDGKTTSFDARAVDLTDPLARPLATLREGRRPSRPDEIAVSPAALRRLGARLDEPVRTVDGTTYRVVGVVEFPDNLREVVALRPEIPPGPPGTIDENWLVDLPGPLDAALADRLNAHGILVSARTPLPGREEMATGPDLPDAEETGNTVLVGGLGLLEVVLLVGPAFAVGVRRRRRDLALVAVAGGDAAHLRRIVLADGVVLGAAGAGVGLLLGIGAAFVGRPLVEQYLMQARLGAYRVFPTALVAIVAVAVLAGVLAALAPAWTAARQDVMAGLAGRREPPPPGRRWLVLGLLLTVAGAALAAYGATRTAPTGVLAGVVLGELGLVFCTPTLIGLLARTGRLLPLTPRLALRDASRNRSSAAPAISAVMAAVAGSVALGAYVASDDARQRAAWQPGLPPGHVLLQRTDGPATGALPAAAEVTERVRAVLPGATVVPLAAPECARPADPEDYCVATAVRPPEQRCPYDPMDAGPAAARTDPRCVRPFREPSDLYLPAIVDDGTVLPALTGAPAEEVAAARRTLGAGGVVVTDPGQVVDGRVRVEVSHGSGELTAGGTLPGYALRRGLPVDRLVISPAAAATLGLVPAPLGYLVDTADAPTDRQRDALAAELSGIAPLAVQVAAAGPPSDQRPLLLLLAGAAGMITLGAAAVATGLAAAEGRRDLSTLAAVGADPRVRRLLSLCQAGVIAVLGSVLGILAGLGSAAIILISLNRRYAQSWPVEPPYPLVVPGSTLTVLVVVPLVAMVGAALLTRSRLPVERRLD; via the coding sequence GTGAACCGGGGCCGGGTCGCCGCCGCGCTCGGGTCGTGGCGGACCGCGCTGCGGATCGCCCGGCGGGAGGCCCGCCGGGCGCGCCGGCGTACCGCGCTGGTGCTCGTGATGATCGCGCTGCCGGTGCTCGGGCTGACCTTCGCCGCGGTGAGCTACGACATGGCCGAGCTGACCCGGGCCGAACGGATGGACCGGCAACTCGGCGCGGCCGACGCGATGCTGCGCTGGATCGACCTGAACGCCATCGCCCAGGACGCCTGGGGCGAGGGCTCCTGGCCGGTCGGGGGTGATTCGGTGCCGCCGACCCGCCCGGTGACCACCGACGAGGTGCGCGCGCTGCTGCCCGCCGGCAGCCGGCTCACCCGGGTGCGCCTGTGGGTGCCGTTCGAGGTGCGGATCGACGGGAAGACCACGTCGTTCGACGCCCGCGCCGTCGACCTGACCGACCCGCTCGCCCGGCCGCTGGCCACCCTCCGCGAGGGCCGGCGGCCCAGCCGGCCGGACGAGATCGCGGTGAGCCCGGCCGCCCTGCGCCGGCTGGGCGCCCGGCTCGACGAGCCGGTGCGGACCGTCGACGGCACGACCTACCGGGTGGTCGGGGTGGTGGAGTTCCCGGACAACCTGCGGGAGGTGGTCGCGCTGCGGCCGGAGATCCCGCCCGGTCCTCCCGGCACGATCGACGAGAACTGGTTGGTGGATCTGCCCGGGCCTCTGGACGCGGCGCTGGCCGACCGGTTGAACGCCCACGGGATCCTGGTGTCCGCCCGGACCCCGCTGCCGGGCCGGGAGGAGATGGCCACCGGACCGGACCTGCCCGACGCCGAGGAGACCGGCAACACGGTCCTGGTCGGCGGGCTCGGCCTGCTGGAGGTGGTGCTGCTGGTCGGCCCGGCCTTCGCGGTCGGCGTCCGCCGCCGGCGGCGGGACCTCGCCCTCGTCGCGGTGGCCGGTGGGGACGCCGCGCACCTGCGCCGGATCGTGCTCGCCGACGGGGTGGTGCTCGGGGCGGCCGGGGCGGGCGTCGGGCTGCTGCTCGGCATCGGCGCCGCGTTCGTGGGCCGCCCGCTGGTCGAGCAGTACCTGATGCAGGCGCGCCTCGGGGCGTACCGGGTCTTCCCGACGGCGCTGGTGGCGATCGTCGCGGTGGCGGTGCTGGCGGGCGTGCTGGCCGCGCTCGCCCCGGCGTGGACGGCGGCCCGGCAGGACGTGATGGCCGGGCTGGCCGGCCGGCGGGAGCCGCCGCCGCCGGGGCGCCGCTGGCTGGTGCTCGGGCTGCTGCTCACCGTGGCCGGGGCCGCCCTGGCCGCGTACGGCGCCACCCGGACCGCGCCGACCGGGGTGCTGGCCGGGGTGGTCCTGGGCGAGCTGGGGCTGGTCTTCTGCACGCCGACGCTGATCGGGTTGCTGGCCCGGACCGGCCGGCTGCTGCCGCTGACACCCCGGCTGGCGCTGCGGGACGCGAGCCGCAACCGCTCGTCGGCCGCGCCGGCCATCTCCGCCGTGATGGCGGCGGTGGCCGGCAGCGTGGCACTCGGCGCCTACGTGGCCAGCGACGACGCCCGGCAGCGGGCGGCCTGGCAGCCCGGCCTGCCCCCGGGGCACGTGCTGCTCCAGCGCACCGACGGGCCGGCCACCGGCGCGCTGCCCGCGGCAGCGGAGGTGACCGAGCGGGTCCGGGCCGTGCTGCCGGGCGCCACCGTGGTCCCGCTCGCCGCCCCCGAGTGCGCCCGACCGGCGGACCCGGAGGACTACTGCGTCGCCACGGCAGTGCGCCCGCCCGAGCAGCGCTGCCCGTACGACCCGATGGATGCCGGTCCCGCGGCGGCGCGGACCGACCCGCGCTGCGTCCGGCCGTTCCGCGAGCCGAGTGACCTCTACCTGCCGGCCATCGTGGACGACGGGACGGTGCTTCCCGCGCTCACCGGCGCCCCGGCCGAGGAGGTGGCGGCGGCCCGCCGGACGCTGGGGGCGGGCGGGGTGGTGGTCACCGACCCGGGGCAGGTGGTGGACGGCCGGGTGCGGGTGGAGGTCAGCCACGGCTCCGGCGAGCTGACGGCCGGGGGCACGCTGCCCGGGTACGCGCTGCGCCGCGGCCTCCCGGTGGACCGGCTGGTGATCTCCCCGGCGGCGGCCGCCACGCTCGGCCTCGTGCCGGCGCCGCTCGGCTACCTGGTCGACACCGCCGACGCGCCGACCGACCGCCAGCGCGACGCCCTGGCCGCCGAGCTGAGCGGGATCGCCCCGCTGGCGGTCCAGGTGGCGGCGGCCGGACCGCCGTCCGACCAGCGCCCCCTGCTGCTCCTGCTGGCCGGCGCCGCCGGCATGATCACGCTGGGCGCGGCCGCGGTGGCCACCGGCCTCGCCGCCGCCGAGGGCCGCCGGGACCTGTCCACGCTCGCCGCGGTCGGCGCCGATCCCCGGGTACGCCGGCTGCTGTCGCTCTGCCAGGCCGGGGTGATCGCGGTGCTCGGGTCGGTCCTCGGCATCCTCGCCGGCCTCGGCTCGGCGGCCATCATCCTCATCTCACTCAACCGCCGGTACGCCCAGTCCTGGCCGGTGGAGCCGCCGTACCCGCTCGTGGTTCCCGGGTCGACGCTGACCGTGCTGGTGGTGGTGCCGCTGGTGGCCATGGTGGGCGCGGCCCTGCTCACCCGGTCGCGGCTGCCCGTCGAGCGCCGGCTGGACTGA
- a CDS encoding nitroreductase family deazaflavin-dependent oxidoreductase, which translates to MSAVQSLTRRLGHQRWFAATMRLLVPADRLVGRLTKGRVVAFGLVPSLVLTTTGRRSGKPRSNPLLYVPDGDAFVVIGSNWGQQHQPAWSLNLLAQPAAEVAVKGRRVPVRAEPISGAERERLFARLVEEWPAYRTYVERAGGREIRVFRLVPVGERAA; encoded by the coding sequence GTGTCCGCCGTGCAGTCCCTCACCCGTCGTCTCGGTCACCAGCGGTGGTTCGCCGCCACCATGCGCCTGCTCGTCCCCGCCGACCGGCTGGTCGGCCGGCTCACGAAGGGGCGGGTGGTCGCCTTCGGGCTGGTGCCCTCGCTGGTCCTCACCACCACCGGCCGCCGCTCCGGCAAGCCGCGCAGCAACCCTCTGCTCTACGTCCCGGACGGCGACGCCTTCGTGGTGATCGGCTCGAACTGGGGGCAGCAGCACCAGCCCGCCTGGTCGCTGAACCTGCTCGCCCAGCCGGCCGCCGAGGTGGCCGTCAAGGGGCGTCGCGTCCCGGTGCGCGCCGAGCCGATCAGCGGCGCGGAGCGGGAGCGGCTGTTCGCCCGGCTGGTCGAGGAGTGGCCGGCCTACCGCACCTATGTGGAGCGGGCCGGCGGCCGGGAGATCCGGGTGTTCCGGCTGGTCCCGGTGGGCGAGCGGGCCGCCTGA
- a CDS encoding nucleotidyltransferase domain-containing protein yields MEAGGAELDTDRYLDDPRWRVAERVSDAALRRFPADVLAVAVHGPLAHGDDDGGGSGEVGLLVATYRPGGGPSPATRRVDGVLVDLTVAGADDYLRQATAITALWPLTADRYVTTRALHDPTGWLRTLRDEHLARLARARPAEFTAAARQAWYRGSAAHARALRLAEWYETDPALLMLGEARLAAATVQGLLSRTYFRDPGDAVRRTGLAGADMTEVGTVLARQAEELAARGRPVDGTVDDLLGG; encoded by the coding sequence GTGGAAGCCGGCGGCGCCGAGCTGGACACCGACCGCTACCTGGACGATCCCCGCTGGCGGGTCGCCGAACGGGTGAGCGACGCGGCGCTGCGCCGGTTCCCGGCGGACGTCCTCGCCGTCGCCGTGCACGGCCCGCTCGCGCACGGCGACGACGACGGCGGCGGCAGCGGCGAGGTGGGGCTGCTGGTGGCCACCTACCGGCCGGGCGGCGGGCCGTCGCCGGCCACCCGCCGGGTGGACGGGGTGCTTGTCGACCTCACGGTGGCCGGGGCCGACGACTACCTGCGGCAGGCCACGGCGATCACCGCGCTCTGGCCGCTCACCGCCGACCGGTACGTGACCACCCGCGCCCTGCACGATCCGACCGGCTGGCTGCGCACCCTCCGCGACGAGCACCTGGCCCGGCTGGCCCGGGCGCGGCCGGCCGAGTTCACCGCCGCGGCCCGCCAGGCCTGGTACCGGGGCAGCGCGGCGCACGCCCGGGCGCTGCGGCTGGCGGAATGGTACGAGACGGACCCGGCGCTGCTCATGCTCGGCGAGGCCCGGCTGGCCGCGGCCACCGTGCAGGGGCTGCTGAGCCGCACCTACTTCCGCGACCCGGGCGACGCGGTGCGGCGCACCGGCCTGGCCGGCGCGGACATGACCGAGGTGGGCACGGTGCTGGCCCGCCAGGCCGAGGAGCTCGCCGCCCGGGGCCGCCCGGTCGACGGCACGGTGGACGACCTGCTCGGCGGCTAG
- a CDS encoding VIT1/CCC1 transporter family protein has protein sequence MTDTPAALREAHHADVSGGWLRPAVFGAMDGLVTNIALIAGVGGGGVSPRSVVLTGAAGLVAGAISMGLGEYTSVRSANEQVAAEVAKERRELERHPEAEARELADAWVARGLPRDLATQVAEAVRRNPEEALRVHVREELGVDPDEQPSPWAAAISSFLCFSVGALVPLVTYLLGFTSLALALAVGGVGLFVAGAIVARFTNRTWWTSGLRQLLLGSLAAGATYLVGALIGIQGGIG, from the coding sequence GTGACCGACACCCCGGCGGCGCTGCGCGAGGCGCACCACGCGGACGTGTCCGGCGGCTGGCTCCGCCCGGCCGTGTTCGGGGCGATGGACGGGCTGGTCACCAACATCGCGCTGATCGCCGGCGTCGGCGGCGGCGGGGTGTCGCCGCGCAGCGTCGTCCTCACCGGCGCGGCCGGGCTGGTGGCCGGCGCCATCTCGATGGGGCTGGGCGAATACACCAGCGTCCGCTCGGCCAACGAGCAGGTGGCCGCCGAGGTGGCCAAGGAGCGGCGCGAGCTGGAGCGGCACCCCGAGGCGGAGGCCCGCGAGCTGGCCGACGCGTGGGTGGCCCGGGGGCTGCCGCGGGACCTGGCCACCCAGGTCGCCGAGGCGGTCCGGCGCAACCCGGAGGAGGCGCTGCGGGTGCACGTCCGGGAGGAGCTGGGCGTCGACCCCGACGAGCAGCCCAGCCCGTGGGCGGCGGCGATCTCCTCGTTCCTGTGCTTCTCGGTGGGCGCGCTGGTGCCGCTGGTCACCTACCTGCTCGGCTTCACGAGCCTCGCGCTGGCGCTCGCCGTCGGCGGGGTGGGGCTCTTCGTGGCCGGTGCGATCGTGGCCCGGTTCACCAACCGCACGTGGTGGACCAGCGGGCTGCGGCAGCTGCTGCTCGGCTCCCTCGCGGCCGGCGCCACCTACCTGGTCGGCGCCCTGATCGGCATCCAGGGCGGGATCGGCTGA
- the map gene encoding type I methionyl aminopeptidase, with translation MTVRAPLTPGTLSPWRAVPADIPRPEYVGKKRPQEWRGSHVQTPETIEKMRLACRLAAQATQLAGEHCKPGVTTDEIDKVVHEFLCDHGAYPSTLGYKGFPKSCCTSLNEVICHGIPDSTVLEDGDIINVDVTAYIGGVHGDTDATFCVGEVSEEARLLVERTHEAMMRGIKAVAPGRQINVIGRVIESYAKRFGYGVVRDFTGHGIGESFHSGLYVPHYDSPRPTDVMEPGMTFTIEPMITLGTYQYDMWDDGWTVVTKDRRWTAQFEHTIVVTDDGHEILTLP, from the coding sequence ATGACCGTCCGTGCGCCGCTGACCCCCGGCACGCTCTCCCCGTGGCGAGCGGTTCCCGCTGACATCCCGCGTCCCGAGTACGTCGGCAAGAAGCGTCCCCAGGAGTGGCGCGGCTCGCACGTGCAGACGCCGGAGACCATCGAGAAGATGCGCCTGGCCTGCCGGCTCGCCGCCCAGGCCACCCAACTGGCCGGGGAGCACTGCAAGCCGGGGGTGACCACCGACGAGATCGACAAGGTGGTCCACGAGTTCCTCTGCGACCACGGCGCCTACCCGTCGACGCTCGGCTACAAGGGCTTCCCGAAGTCCTGCTGCACCAGCCTCAACGAGGTCATCTGCCACGGCATCCCGGACTCCACCGTGCTCGAGGACGGCGACATCATCAACGTCGACGTGACGGCGTACATCGGCGGGGTGCACGGCGACACCGACGCCACCTTCTGCGTGGGCGAGGTGAGCGAGGAGGCCCGCCTGCTGGTCGAGCGGACCCACGAGGCGATGATGCGCGGCATCAAGGCGGTCGCGCCGGGCCGGCAGATCAACGTGATCGGCCGGGTCATCGAGTCGTACGCCAAGCGGTTCGGCTACGGCGTGGTGCGCGACTTCACCGGCCACGGCATCGGCGAGTCCTTCCACAGCGGCCTCTACGTGCCGCACTACGACAGCCCGCGCCCCACCGACGTGATGGAGCCCGGGATGACCTTCACGATCGAGCCGATGATCACCCTCGGCACCTACCAGTACGACATGTGGGACGACGGCTGGACCGTGGTCACCAAGGACCGCCGGTGGACGGCCCAGTTCGAGCACACCATCGTCGTGACCGACGACGGCCACGAGATCCTCACGCTGCCGTGA
- a CDS encoding STAS domain-containing protein, which translates to MDQGGAPPVFSATAEIDGDQLRVQVAGEVDMATADTMYQTVLRESARHVTLDLRAVTFFDSAAIHAVVRLAQQLPGALTVLPSRQVRRVLEISGLGEQDWLTQA; encoded by the coding sequence GTGGATCAAGGGGGCGCGCCGCCTGTCTTCTCCGCGACTGCGGAGATCGACGGTGATCAACTGCGCGTCCAGGTCGCCGGCGAGGTCGACATGGCGACCGCCGACACCATGTACCAGACGGTCCTGCGGGAGTCCGCCCGCCACGTCACGCTCGACCTGCGGGCGGTGACCTTCTTCGACTCGGCGGCGATCCACGCCGTGGTCCGGCTCGCCCAGCAGCTCCCCGGCGCGCTCACCGTGCTGCCGTCCCGGCAGGTGCGGCGGGTGCTGGAGATCTCGGGCCTGGGCGAGCAGGACTGGCTCACGCAGGCCTGA
- a CDS encoding SpoIIE family protein phosphatase: MGSAQGGGDVDRSSSGTGEAHLPPLLTAAFAAGGEMGERLRGFDWSGSPLGAPHAWPPALSHAVSTMLSSRAQIVLFWGPDHLAFYNDAYRPTIGDKHPAVLGQSARQHWAETWDVLGPLLEGVHGTGTPYRGENHPFVLNRHGFLEDVYFDISYDPIRDADGSVSGVFCFVNETTGRVVGERRLRALAELGTELADVRSTVELGRAAARVLDSHRADVPFSAVWLHDEAGTAVLAGCGGLDPGRVTGGPPALRSGETPDEARWVSTADLLGVVPPDAADRALLLPLTAVNEPAGVLLLGVARRLPFTDDYRHFADLVAAQISRAVGKQRAYEQERARAAELAALDRAKTNFFANVSHEFRTPLTLVLGPLEDLLADRALPDAYLDRLAMMHRNALRLLKLVNTVLDFSRLESGRLAARYQPTDLADYTARLASTFRSVTERAGLRLVVDCPPLPAPVYVDRDMWEKIVLNLVSNAVKFTFDGEIRVRAEARDGAAVLEVTDTGVGIAPEELPQVFERFHRVPGARSRTHEGTGIGLALVRELVEMHGGTAEAHSVVDRGSTFTVRVPFGYAHLPAERVATLDPVPLTEPEQARLYVAETALWTDEVARPGGLPEPVEAPGGAGRILVADDNADLREHVSRLLSPAYEVVTVPDGVEALRLALDSPFDLVLTDVMMPRLDGFGLVTALRANPATRGVPIVLLSARAGAAEEVAGLSVGADDYLTKPFSSQELIARVRANVELGQLRGQIIRRLRALADAAVAINTARSTAEVVRVAARHALGVAEAARVVVTATGARYEADGGGDSSAEPSVVLPLTGTTDEQLGELRVWHREGGSTEQAALTELARLVGVRLENARLYEAEHRIATTLQHSLLPRTLPQLPGAVVASRYLPGSAEVEIGGDWYDVIGTPDDELVLVIGDVVGKGVRAAAAMGQLRNALRAYVLEGYDPGEALTRLNRLVGSTEGGSFATVVCLRFSPRTGRLRYASAGHPPPLLIRRGHAVFLHDRALGPPVGAIPGTVYRTVDAALAPGGRLLLYTDGLIEDRRAGIDAGLGQLRADAITRGEHVADLVDAVVERVAGRTRHDDVAVLALEATELNRFALRLPADPTRLSVLRKRLEDFLIAHHVGETDLFDLTVAISEAAANAIEHPVAPAEPTIGVEVTIEDRTVTATVRDSGRWKESTGSTFRGRGLALIQALGEMTVTRTDAGTELVLRRRLAD, translated from the coding sequence ATGGGCTCGGCCCAGGGGGGCGGGGACGTCGATCGTTCGTCCTCGGGGACCGGGGAGGCGCACCTTCCTCCACTGCTGACCGCGGCGTTCGCCGCCGGCGGCGAGATGGGGGAGCGGCTGCGCGGCTTCGACTGGTCCGGCTCCCCGCTCGGTGCCCCGCACGCCTGGCCGCCCGCGCTCAGCCACGCGGTCAGCACGATGCTCTCCTCGCGGGCCCAGATCGTGCTGTTCTGGGGCCCGGACCACCTGGCCTTCTACAACGACGCCTACCGGCCCACCATCGGCGACAAGCACCCGGCGGTCCTCGGCCAGTCCGCGCGCCAGCACTGGGCGGAGACCTGGGACGTGCTCGGGCCGCTGCTCGAGGGCGTGCACGGCACCGGGACGCCCTACCGTGGCGAGAATCACCCCTTCGTGCTCAACCGGCACGGCTTCCTGGAGGACGTCTACTTCGACATCTCGTACGACCCGATCCGGGACGCCGACGGCAGCGTCAGCGGGGTGTTCTGCTTCGTCAACGAGACCACCGGGCGGGTGGTCGGCGAGCGGCGGCTGCGGGCGCTGGCCGAGCTGGGCACCGAGCTGGCCGACGTGCGCAGCACCGTGGAGCTGGGCCGGGCCGCCGCCCGGGTGCTCGACTCGCACCGGGCCGACGTGCCGTTCAGCGCCGTCTGGCTGCACGACGAGGCCGGCACCGCGGTACTGGCCGGCTGCGGGGGGCTGGACCCGGGCCGGGTCACCGGCGGACCGCCGGCGCTCCGCTCCGGCGAGACCCCGGACGAGGCCCGCTGGGTCTCCACCGCGGACCTGCTCGGTGTGGTGCCGCCGGACGCGGCCGACCGGGCGCTGCTGCTGCCGCTCACCGCCGTCAACGAGCCGGCCGGTGTGCTGCTGCTCGGGGTGGCCCGCCGGCTGCCCTTCACCGACGACTACCGCCACTTCGCCGACCTGGTCGCCGCCCAGATCTCCCGGGCCGTCGGCAAGCAGCGGGCGTACGAGCAGGAGCGGGCCCGGGCCGCCGAGCTGGCCGCCCTCGACCGCGCCAAGACCAACTTCTTCGCCAACGTCAGCCACGAGTTCCGCACCCCGCTCACCCTGGTGCTCGGGCCGCTGGAGGACCTCCTCGCCGACCGCGCCCTGCCCGACGCGTACCTCGACCGGTTGGCCATGATGCACCGCAACGCGCTGCGGCTGCTCAAGCTGGTCAACACCGTGCTCGACTTCTCCCGGCTGGAGTCCGGCCGGCTGGCCGCCCGCTACCAGCCCACCGATCTGGCCGACTACACCGCCCGGCTGGCCAGCACCTTCCGCTCGGTCACCGAGCGGGCCGGGCTGCGCCTGGTGGTGGACTGCCCGCCGCTGCCCGCGCCGGTCTACGTCGACCGGGACATGTGGGAGAAGATCGTCCTCAACCTGGTGTCGAACGCGGTCAAGTTCACCTTCGACGGCGAGATCCGGGTCCGGGCCGAGGCCCGCGACGGCGCCGCCGTGCTGGAGGTCACCGACACCGGGGTGGGCATCGCGCCGGAGGAGCTGCCCCAGGTGTTCGAGCGGTTCCACCGGGTGCCCGGGGCCCGGTCCCGTACCCACGAGGGCACCGGCATCGGCCTCGCCCTGGTCCGCGAACTGGTCGAGATGCACGGCGGCACGGCCGAGGCGCACAGCGTCGTCGACCGGGGGAGCACCTTCACGGTGCGGGTGCCGTTCGGGTACGCGCACCTGCCCGCCGAGCGGGTGGCCACCCTCGACCCGGTGCCGCTGACCGAGCCCGAGCAGGCCCGGCTGTACGTCGCCGAGACCGCCCTCTGGACCGACGAGGTGGCGCGGCCGGGCGGGCTGCCGGAGCCGGTGGAGGCGCCGGGCGGCGCGGGCCGGATCCTGGTCGCCGACGACAACGCCGACCTGCGGGAGCACGTGAGCCGGCTGCTCTCCCCGGCGTACGAGGTGGTCACCGTGCCGGACGGCGTGGAGGCGCTGCGGCTGGCCCTCGACTCCCCGTTCGACCTGGTGCTGACCGACGTCATGATGCCCCGGCTGGACGGCTTCGGGCTGGTCACCGCGCTGCGCGCCAACCCGGCCACCCGAGGAGTGCCGATCGTGCTGCTCTCCGCCCGGGCCGGCGCGGCCGAGGAGGTCGCCGGGCTCTCGGTCGGCGCGGACGACTACCTCACCAAGCCCTTCTCCAGCCAGGAGCTGATCGCCCGGGTCCGGGCCAACGTGGAGCTGGGCCAGCTCCGCGGCCAGATCATCCGCCGGCTGCGGGCGCTCGCCGACGCCGCGGTGGCGATCAACACCGCCCGGTCCACCGCCGAGGTGGTGCGGGTCGCCGCGCGGCACGCGCTCGGCGTGGCCGAGGCCGCCCGGGTGGTGGTCACGGCCACCGGCGCCCGCTACGAGGCGGACGGCGGCGGGGACTCCTCCGCGGAGCCCTCGGTGGTGCTGCCGCTGACCGGCACCACCGACGAGCAGCTCGGCGAGCTGCGGGTCTGGCATCGGGAGGGCGGCAGCACCGAGCAGGCGGCACTCACCGAGCTGGCCCGGCTGGTCGGCGTGCGGCTGGAGAACGCCCGGCTCTACGAGGCCGAGCACCGGATCGCCACGACCCTCCAGCACAGCCTGCTGCCGCGTACGCTGCCGCAGCTCCCGGGGGCCGTGGTGGCCAGCCGCTACCTGCCGGGCAGCGCCGAGGTCGAGATCGGCGGCGACTGGTACGACGTGATCGGCACCCCCGACGACGAGCTGGTGCTGGTGATCGGCGACGTCGTCGGCAAGGGGGTGCGGGCCGCCGCCGCGATGGGCCAGCTCCGCAACGCGCTGCGGGCGTACGTGCTGGAGGGCTACGACCCGGGTGAGGCGCTGACCCGGCTCAACCGGCTGGTCGGCTCCACCGAGGGCGGCTCGTTCGCCACCGTGGTCTGCCTCCGCTTCTCCCCGCGCACCGGCCGGCTGCGGTACGCGAGCGCGGGCCACCCGCCGCCACTGCTGATCCGCCGGGGCCACGCGGTGTTCCTGCACGATCGCGCGCTGGGGCCGCCGGTCGGGGCCATCCCCGGCACGGTGTACCGGACCGTCGACGCCGCGCTGGCCCCCGGCGGCCGGCTGCTGCTCTACACCGACGGGCTGATCGAGGACCGGCGGGCCGGCATCGACGCCGGGCTCGGCCAGCTCCGGGCGGACGCGATCACCCGGGGCGAGCACGTGGCCGACCTGGTCGACGCGGTGGTCGAGCGGGTCGCCGGGCGGACCCGGCACGACGACGTGGCCGTGCTGGCGCTGGAGGCGACCGAGCTGAACCGCTTCGCGCTGCGGCTGCCGGCCGACCCGACCCGGCTCAGCGTGCTGCGCAAGCGGCTGGAGGACTTCCTCATCGCCCACCACGTCGGCGAGACCGACCTGTTCGACCTCACGGTGGCCATCTCCGAGGCCGCCGCCAACGCCATCGAGCACCCGGTCGCGCCGGCGGAGCCGACGATCGGCGTCGAGGTGACCATCGAGGACCGGACGGTGACCGCGACGGTCCGGGACAGCGGCCGGTGGAAGGAGTCCACCGGCTCGACCTTCCGGGGTCGGGGACTGGCGCTGATCCAGGCGCTCGGCGAGATGACCGTGACCCGCACGGACGCGGGCACCGAGCTGGTCCTGCGCCGCCGGCTGGCGGACTGA
- a CDS encoding gamma-glutamyl-gamma-aminobutyrate hydrolase family protein, translating into MSRRPLIGVTAYVEPAGWAVWRDVPATLVPQAYVRAVTAAGGRAVVLPPDDADAEVLRVLDGLLLAGGADIGPDRYAATPDPRTESRPDRDAGELALLTAALAADLPVLGVCRGMQLLAVAYGGTLHQHLPDVVGHDGHRPAPGVYGSHPVRFAAGSLAGAVMAGVDRVNSYHHQGVADPGGLAVTGWADDGVVEAVEDPARRFLLGVQWHPENDADPRPVAALVCAASGAASAAPAPARLAAGHRLRQDEA; encoded by the coding sequence ATGAGCCGGCGGCCGCTGATCGGCGTCACCGCGTATGTCGAGCCGGCCGGCTGGGCGGTGTGGCGGGACGTGCCGGCGACGCTGGTGCCGCAGGCGTACGTCCGGGCGGTGACCGCGGCCGGCGGCCGGGCCGTGGTGCTGCCGCCGGACGACGCCGACGCCGAGGTGCTGCGGGTGCTGGACGGGCTGCTGCTGGCCGGTGGCGCCGACATCGGCCCGGACCGGTACGCCGCCACGCCCGACCCGCGCACCGAGAGCCGGCCGGACCGGGACGCCGGCGAGCTGGCGCTGCTGACCGCCGCGCTCGCCGCCGACCTGCCGGTGCTCGGCGTGTGCCGGGGCATGCAGCTGCTCGCGGTGGCCTACGGCGGCACGCTGCACCAGCACCTCCCCGACGTGGTGGGGCACGACGGCCACCGCCCCGCCCCCGGGGTGTACGGGTCGCATCCGGTCCGGTTCGCCGCCGGCAGCCTGGCCGGGGCCGTGATGGCCGGGGTGGACCGGGTCAACTCGTACCACCATCAGGGAGTGGCCGACCCGGGCGGCCTGGCCGTGACCGGCTGGGCCGACGACGGGGTGGTGGAGGCCGTCGAGGATCCGGCGCGGCGCTTCCTGCTCGGTGTGCAGTGGCACCCGGAGAACGACGCCGATCCCCGACCGGTGGCCGCCCTGGTCTGCGCGGCGTCCGGCGCCGCCTCGGCCGCCCCCGCGCCCGCTCGACTCGCCGCCGGCCACCGGTTGCGTCAGGATGAGGCGTAG